The window TCTTGCTACCCAAACTTATCAGGCTTTAGTGATTTGTACTTGATAAGGTCACTTTACAGAATTCTGTTAGACTAGCTCTCTTAATCAACTGACAAAGTAAAGACCCTTCGGGAAAAGAAAATAAACCAACTATGCTCACAATGAATATAACAAGTTGAAGCGAATTAGGAAAGATGGTCTAACCCTTCACAATATTTAAAGCTTGAATGCAAACTGATTCGAGCCAAACCTAGCTTTCTTCCATTCAAATGGAGATTTAATTGCTAAATGTAGAATAGAGAAGAAATTGTCTCCTTTTTTTTTACTGGATGCAAACAGCAACACTGGCAAATTACACATCTTAATTATGCAAAGCCATCAATCCTACCATTTTTATCTCCAAAAGACACATTTAAGCAATGGACCATAATCAAATGAGAAGACGTTGTTAGCACCAACGCAATCAGCAATAGTCATATGGGTTTGAGAGCAGAAAAATGTGTCAAAGGATGCAGCTTGTGATGAGAACTCCTGCTTATTCAGTTGTTGACAAAAAAAGTAGATGAAGTAATGAACCCAATGCATATCTCTTGAATATAGTaagttactccctccatttctgTATACAAGGCCACTTCATTTTTCGTGTCAAACTTTAAGTTGTAATTTTGGTCAGCAAAATATGGGTTATATGTTATAAAAAATATATCATCGGAAAGTTCTTTGAAATGTGCATCCAATGACAATACTTTTTGTGGCATATAACTCACTTTTTGTTGGtaaaattaatggtcaaagttaACATAAAAATATGAAGTGGCCTTGCATACAGAAATGAAGGGAGTAATTAGCATCAGCAGAAATAGCAGAAGGCAGGTCTACTTATACTGATCCGAATCATGAAAAAACATGTCCAGGATGAAATTAAATTGCTGGGACTTCCAAGTTCTGTGCATGATCTGTACTTGAACATGTGAACATATATAACACTACAACAGTATGAATGAATTTGAAATATTGTGTGCAGTATCAAAAAAATATATCTCTAACTGAAATCACATGTAGAAAAAAATTACAGCAACTCCCGCATGAAATTGATTGGCCAGCACCAGACAGAAAATAGATATTAGAAGTTTAGAACTACCGAGTAACAGAACAATTTAGCCAAAAAAATAATCCATAAACAATACATTTTTCTATCAAGTGGTGATATTTATGAGCTGCTATTACAGATACCAAATCATGTTATCTTGTAGAAAATATTAGAAATCATTTTGCATAATAATAACTGAGATCTCAATGGAAATTACCAAATAATAAATAGCTAAAGATGGTGTGATTGGAATAATAAGATACATTCATTCTCATTCCAAATTATGTGATACTGTTCTTCAGGACAGTGCTATATTTACTTTCATATTGGCTGGGTAAATTAAGGGCGTGTTTGGATCAAGTCCTCGATGAAAAATGCCTGGCCtggagcctgcctggggactgcctGGACTGTGTTTGTTTCATGTCCTGGAGAAACAGATGCTGGCCTGGCCTGGTTCAGGTGGACCTTGATTAGCCTGAGTTGTTTCTCCAGGCATTTTGCTTAGCCTGGGCGAGGCATCTGAAACGGGTAGCCTGGCGCTCAAACTCAGCTGCCTGGGCGTCAATTCCAAGGCTAATCAGCCGTTGCATGTTCATTTGTCACTTTATGGCCCATTTAAAAATTCACCAGGCCAGGCTATGAACCAAACACAACGAGTCCAGGCTAGCCTGGCCAGGCATGAAAACACCAACGTATCAGGCAGCTCCCAGGCTTGAAATTTTTCCAGGCATAACGCCCAGGCCACCATCCAAACACACCCTAAAAGATTGGCCTAGGAATATCCTCATTAACATCAGAACATGGAGGATGAAGTTTCTCTTGTAATGTTATAAAGTGCACGTTTCTGAAACCTTAGATAGATGTACTTTCACCCCAGTCTACCaatgcagcaagagtggttcttaacatatcgatgacaaaagaGCAAAAAATTGGCACTTCTTGCCGGACTGAATTGGACTAAAGGTGTTATATTATCGTTCAAACAGAGGAGTCCTTGTCTGAGATATGAAGGCGATATTTTTCTATTTAATTAATGTGCAGAGAAAGCTAAACACCATAAGTAGAAAACTCTAGTTTAACAAGAATAACTGAAAAAATACTACATTCAAATTTCATCCAACAAAATGGAATTGAGTGAGACAAGCTTAACCTACATAACTTGTCATCATTTTGCCCGCTAGCTCAATTGTCACCTCTTTTTGTCCTAAATTAATCCATGCACAGAGCTATAATTCAAAGAGAGTATCATCATCAATGTGCACAGGcaccatcatgaagaacatggaagATTAATTTTGCAAAAATTCTCGCTAACTAACCTTGTCAAGATTCGGCGGTCTGTACTTTGTAGGGTCCCCTTACAGAGTTCGGTTAGACTAGCTGTCTTAATGAACCGACAAAGCTCTCTTAATGAACCGACAAAGTAAAGATCCTTCACAGAAAAAATTAAACCAAGTATGCTCATAATGAATAAAACAAGTTGAAGCAAATTAGGATAGATGATCTAACCTTAACAATATATAAAGTTTGGATGCAACTGATTTGAGCTAAGCCTAATTTTCTTCCAGGAGATCATCTGCTAGAACCTGCACCAATAAGGAAGAGCTGCAAAAGTAAGCATGTAAGTGAATTAGGTGAAAAAGGGTAAATGGAGATTTAATTGCTAAATGCAGATACTGTCTCCATTTTTTCTTTGACTGGATGCAAACAGCAACAATGGCAAACTATACCCCTCAATTATGCAAAGCCACCAGTCCTGCCGTTTACCTCCAAAAGACAACTCAGTAAGGAGAAGAGTGTGTTAGCACAAAAGCAATCAACAATCTAATAGTACAGGTTTCAAAGCAGGAGAATGTGTCAAAGGATGTAACTTGCGATGAGAACTCTCCTACTTGCTCGGTTGTTTTGTTTTTTTGACCCCTTCCTACTTAGTCGGTTGTtggcaaagaaagtaaataaatcTTATGCATATCTCTTGAATGTACTTTGGAGTAGATACCAAGTCCAAGTCCCGCAGGAGAATAAGAGGTAATTAGCATCTACAGCATCGCATCATGAAAAAACATGTTCAGGATGAAATTAAATTACTGGGACTTTAACTCCTGTGCATAATCCGTACATGCTACAAATGAACAAAAAAAAAACAGTATGAACAAATTTGAAATATTTTAGCAATAACAGCGTAGTAAAAAAAATGCAGGACCTCACGCATGAAATTGATCGGCCAGCACAAGGCAGGAAGTAGATATTAGAAAACTCGTGAGTAGATAACAAAACACTTTAGTCAAAAAAATCCATCAGCAACACATTTTTCAATCAAGTGAACATATCTACAAATTGCTATTATGGTTACCAAAATCATGCTATCTTGCTGACAGCATCAGAAAAGACTTTGCATAATAATTACTGAGATCTAAATGGAGATTAACACTTATTCTcattgcaaattatgtcgtggcaTTCTCCAGAAGGACAGTGGTTATTACTTGCATATTGACTGGGTAATTAAAATATTAGCCTTGAGGAATATAATGTGAACATCAGAACACGGATGGTGGCATTTTCTCTTGTAGTGTTATATAGTGTATGTCTCTGAAAACTTAGATGTACTATTACCTACATATAGGTTTTAAACATATCAATGGCAAAAGAGTCTTTTTGCCATATTGAACTGGACTGAAGTTATTGGTCAAACAGGAGATATAGAGGTGATACTTTTCTATTTAAGTAATATGCAAGAGAAAGCTAACAGCATAAGCAGAAAACACTAGTTCAATGGGAATAACTGAAAAACACTACGTTCAAATTACATCCAACAAAATGGAATTGACTAATTGAGTGAGACAAGCTCAACCTACAAAGTTGGTCATCATTTTGCCTGCTAGCTCACTCGCCACCTCTTTCTGTCCTAAATCAACCCATTCACAGAGCTATTCAAAGGGAGCATCATCCATCAATGTGCACTGACACCATTCTCTGCATTGAGCCCATACAGCACGCCTGCATATTTCTCGGTTGATCCAGCAAAGAAGGAATCCTTGAGTTTCCAGAACGCACAAGACGTGACCAGGCTATCGGACCCGGCCTGATGCGACTCTCCAACACGCTCCACATCGAGCAACTCGGCGAGCTTGTTCAGCCCGCCGTGCAGGCTGTTGCAGAACTTCATGAGATGCTTGATGTCATAGACGGTGGGGAAATatatcttcatcagcttgaagaacccaGCCTGTGTATCTGGGAGGCTGTTACAGGTGAGGATTTTGAGCAGGTAGCCGAAGTCGTATCCCGCGTGGAAGGTCACCCAGTAGACGGCATCGTTGAGCACAACACCTGAGGACATGAGCAGCTCGGCGAATCGGCGGGCGTCGACGCCGCGCTCGGCGTTGCGGCGGAAGTCGATGCCGCTGTGGCGGAGCAGCTCGATGGAGTCGGTGGCGAAGATGTCGCGCTCGTCGTCGAACTCCCGGAAGTTGAACTGCCAGACGCAGCGGCGGCGTCCGGCGCCGAGGGCAGGGAGCTCGCCCGTGGGGCCCGAGAAGGTGAGCCCCAGCTGGATGAGGTGCAGCATGTCGACGTTGGCCTTGAGGGTGGCGTAGTTGTAGTCGGCCGGGGAGCGGAAGGCgccgacggggcggcagacgatgcCCGGGAACTCGGTGTCCATGGCGACGAAGGGGAACTCGTCGACGACGTCGCGGATCAGCGCGAACTCCGCCTCCAGGTTGTCCGCCCACACCTCCCGGATCTCCACCGGCTCCTCGCCGTCCACGCCGCCGTTGGCCTTGGAGATCACCGCGGCCGCGAGATCCGACATCGCCATGGCCGGCAGATTTCCTAGGGTTTGGTCGGATTGGGATGGTGGGTGGGATGGGGGAAGGCTCTGGATTTTTTTAGACccgggggagggggtggtggggtgGGTGGTAGCCAGCCAGGGCAGAGGACGCGCTCGCTGGTGCGGCGTCGCCTCTATCGCGAATCGACGGCTGGGATGCAAACTCCAGCTCCGGATGGACGGCTGGGGATGACCCTCTCACCTACCTTGTATACAGcttcaggcctcctttggtttagaggaatttcataggaattccagaggataggattcttataggattttttcctttagagccctttggttcataggaatggattcctattcctacataggattggttcctatcctccacatttcatagcaaaataaaaaagagcctagactcaatgaaaaaattcctttggtgtcaatcaaatgacatcttgtttcctattcctacacataggatttgagatacatgtcatctcatttcctacaagattcctattcctatggtaatcctatcctatgaaccaaaagaagcCTCAAATTTGAAGCACAGGTGAAGGGTTGCCTTACAAATAACGCTCGTAAAGCAAAATAGAAGAACGTTCGTGCGTTACTACAGCCTATAATGCATATATAAATGAACTAAACAAATATTGATTAAGGTCATTTTGAAGGTCGAAGTCCATTTCTCCCTCATACGATTTGGGTATGTTCGGACATCAAATAGGCGCTCAGTAAGCTCCACAAAATTCAATCGTCCGGACAGTCTGGCCTCTCCCAAATCCAGAGCATATATGTGAGAGAAATCTCGTTATCCGGACTATCTGTCATTTTTCTTTACTATTGTCACAGTAAGAAAGGCTCCTACTGCATGTATATTACTAGGAATAAACTTAGGGCCTGTTCTGATCTCCTCTAGCTTCCCAAAACTTCACAAATTCAGCTTCTCAGAGTAGCTTCTCACTCCAAGCAGCGATGAAAAGCTGTTCGGCTCGATTTGTAGTTTCTCGCGTCACTATAGCCCAGCTAGGAGCGTTGTGGCCTGTTTGGGCTAGTTGGGCCGACTGGAGGCAGCCCAAAATCGGCCTTGTAGAGGAGTAGCGAGAGAGCACAGTGGAGGGAACGTGGAACTATCAGTTTATCGAGCGTACCAGTTCGGCTCGTATGACTTGGCGGTGGCAGTTCGCTTGTAATATCGGCCAGCTCCAGCTTCACAAATCGGTGCAGCTGGGCCGAGGCTGCTTCACGATTTTACACTGCGATCGATCCCTGCTTCCTGAAGCTAGCTTCTCGCTGCTTTTTCGTTCGGCTCGTATCTGCTCCAGGATTTTGTGAAGCGTGGAGAGCAAAGTTTgagaaagcgctaggcgttaattatgCGTTTGGCCACCTACTTGCGCTTTTCTAGCTTAGGCGTGATTAGGCGCAATTAGGCGCAATTATGCGTTTTCTATATAATTGTACGGATATGGGCAAAAAAGAGCAGTTTGACATAAAAAAAGTGCTAGAATGTAAACTGGAGGTACAATTATAAGTTTATAACCTTGTTCTCTCTCCAATATGTTGCCCCTGCCTCTTTGTATGTTGTCCTCTGATCGTCTCCCTCCAATGCATTGTGCAACAGCTAAATACATCATAGAGAAGATGACAAGATGTTAGCAGCAGCAACCAACAAGCAAGGAGCAAGCAAAGCATTATATATCAGATTCATCATTCATATATGTAAAATGTAATGTAATAGGCAGAACATATCACAAGTTCACAACTTGAATGAGCAATCAAAGCAAACTAGCAAAGTAGCAAACAAGCAATGTAATAGGTAGAACATATCACAAGTTCACAACTTCACAAGCAAGCATATTACATAACAAATAAAAGTCTTAAACTTGCTTAGTGCTACCAAACCAAAGTACCACGACCACGATCCACAATAGTCTCACCCGTGACCACTCCATCATAGTCTCTTACATAACAAATAACAAACAAAAGACAAATGCATGAATGCAAATGCATGATAACTTGATCACTTAATGGCATGATGCTGCCAACCATCATGCAATGAGCCAATGATCACTAGCTCAAATGCTCAATGCCTCTCAATCATCCTCATACTCAATCTCATCTTCATCCACTATCTCCTCATCATCATGATCGGATTCAAACTCCTCCTCCTCAAGGTCTCTCACTCTTGCACTCCTCCGAAGTTGGAGTTGCTCTTGTGCTCCCATTGCTTCACCAAGTAGATCCCATGATATCCCCGTACCCGGATGAACACCTCCATCCTCCTCATCAAGATAAACAACGCTTGCATAATCATCCCCTCCTTCAAATAGAAATCCTTGAGCTTCGGTAGCATCGGTGCTAATGAGCACATCCCATTTCTTCTTCTCTAGGAGCTTTTGTTTCCTAGACAACATCCTATTGTTGAACCTTATGAAGACCAAATTGTTGCATCGCTCCGTTGTGAGCCTATTTCTTCTCTTGGTATGTATCTACATATTAAACATCATTTTGCATGAGCATATTTAAAAACAAAAACGAGAGACAAATGAGGAGACAAAATTGAGAGAAGAGATAATACCGATTCAAATGCACTCCAGTTTCTTTCACAACCAGAAGAGCTAGAGGTCAGAGAGAGGATTCTCATAGCCATTTCTTTCAAATTTGGTGTTTCTCCTCCATAAAGCTTCCACCAACCAACTAGAAATCGGAGAACATATAGCAGTAGCAAgttagtagtagcagcagcaaaaAGCAGCAGTAGCATGGTAGCAGGCTAGCAGCAGCATCAaggtagcagcagcagtagcatggtagcagcagcagcaggaagCAAGCATcaatagcagcagcaacagcaagaaACAAGCATcaatagtagcagcagcagcaaggaACAAGCATCAATACTTCAATAGCAGCAGCAAGAAAAGAGTAGCAACTAGTGGGCAGGAGCAAGCAAGTATACCGGGGCTGTAGCTTTTATTTTCACATGCTTTTGCAAGCTTCTTTCCAAAAGTTCCTTCTTTGTTTTCATATTTCAGAAACTCGTCATTGACAACCAGCATGCAAGTATCATGATCATTTGCATAGTATTGTTCAGCACACTCCTGAAATCCTTCATTTGCAGTGGTAAAGACGGACTATCTGCATAACTATAGTGTGGGTTCAACACATATGCGGCCATGTGCAGTGGAGAATCTAGCCTTCCATTCATCTTCTTTTCAACAATGCCCATAGTATCTTTGTAGTTCCTCTCCAAGTTGTTAAATGCCTCCTTCATCTCCCATAACATCATTGGATTTCCTCTTCAGAGCTATCGGCCTTTCGGACTCTGTTTGGGCGGTGGTGTTCTCTGATGTTGACATCCTATAACAACAAGTCAACAACACAAATTAGCAGCTAGTAGCCACAGACAGCAGCAGCAGCTAGCATTAGCAACGAACAAGTAGCAGCAGCAGCCAGCATCAGCATCAGCATCAGCTAGCATCAGCAGCAAACAAGTAGTAGCAGGCTAGCAGCATCAAACAGCAGTAGCAGCTAGCAGCAGCAAATTAACAGCAACAGGCAACAGCACCAAGTACTACTACTTTTACTAGTAAACAGCAACAGCACCAAGTATTACTTTTACTACTACTTTGTCTACTAGTAAACAGCAACAGCACCAAGTATTACTTTTACTACTACTTTGTCTACTAGTAAACAGCAGCAGCTAACATCACTTCAGCGGCAACTAGTAGCACCAGCAAAGCAGCAACAGGCAGAAGCTAGCAGGAGAAGGTAGGATTGATGGGGATCTGGGGGCTCACCTGCCTGAAGAGAAGAAGACCAGGCCGCGAGATCCACGGCGGGATGAGGTCGAAGGCCAGCAACTGGAGGTGTGGGGGAGGGCCCGAGCAGGAGAGGCGCGAGGAGAAGCTTCAGATCCAGGGCGGAGGGCGTGCTGctgccggcggcgcgaggagagtcTCGCGGCCCCAAGGagagtccggcggcgcgaggaatgGAGGAGAGGAGACCCTAACCCTAACACGGGCTCGATTTTGACCCTCTGCCTTTCATCCCGTGGCTCCCTGCCTCTTTATCCCGATTCCCCGATGGATCCCCTCTCGTCGTTCTGCGCCATTAAGCGCCCGTTCCGCGCTGTTCCGCGCACTTAAGCTCGCCTCAGCGAGAAAAGCGCTCCGCCTAGGCGCGCGTCGCGCCTTTACGAGCGCACATGGCCTATGCGAGGCGGTAGGCCAGCGCCTTGCGCGTAGGCGCGCATAAGCGCTCGATTAAGCGCGCTTTCCCGAACTTTGGTGGAGAGGGAGGAGATCAGAACAGGCCCTTAATATTATATTTACAAAAGAGGGGACACACTTCTATAAAAAAATGTGAGGGtagagcaaacaacaaaagttCCAACAATCTACTAGCTTATGTGATCGAGGCTACAAAAGCACTAATGAAATGCGGAAATTGCCTGGCGTGGACGAGCTCGCTCGCTCCTGGTATGCGTTCGTTTGCTTTGGGATTTGGGACGTATGCGATATTACCGGACACGAACATGGAGTATTTAATGTGTGTACATGACGGACAGAGACGGCGTGGGACTCTCCGCCCCCGATATGACGGTGATGACGTCACCTAACCCCCATCGGGAGCACATGTAAACTGAGCTGAAGGCCTGCAACGTGGTGAGCAGCAGCATGCTGGTGGCGGTGAGGAAGGTGAGCATCTTCCACGAGCTAAGCACGTACTTGCGCATGATGAACCGCTTCGTCCTCGATAACCTTGTCCATGGTTGGCACCTTGGAGTGTTGCACCGACCGGCTCATGCCGTTCCACAACTTGGTCGCCTCGTCGTTCCTCGATAACCTCCGTGTTGCCGTCGAGGGTCACCGCGGGGAGGTAGAGTGTCGCTGTCTTGCGGCTGAAGGCGATAGTTGACGCACTGGACATGTTGCCCTTGGTGGCGCAAACTTAGCGCCGGAGCTAACCAACTCGGACACCGATGGGATCGTGGTCTTCTAATGGTTGGCGTCGACGGACATGAAGGACTCGACATGCATACCAAGTATACAGGCGAGCAGCTTCCACGACGCCTTGACTACAAGCTCGATCGGCTTCATCACCTTGCCAAGGCGACCACCCTTGAGCTTCAACGCGATGAACTTGAACAGTTGCATCATCACGTGCTCGCTGCCGGTACCGGTGCCAGGCTTCTCCTCCTGGCCTTGGCCGCCGCCGCCCGATTGATGCTCCTCGGGGACAGGGATATCCACTTCGATTTCGCCGGAAAACGGCTGGGTGGTGTGTGCGTTCTCTGTCTTGGTGAGCGTGGGCACTACTGGCACAACTAGGTGGTAAGCAACTCGAGCAGGTGTGCGTGCTTGGTGACGTCGCATGAGGTCTCTGGCGGTGGGAGCGGATAGTGGCGATCGACGTCCAAGCAGTGGTGACGGCGGATTGTGTGCCCAAGTTGCGGGAGCAGAGCTACGACACACGACCCACCAGGAGGCCGTGTCACAGATTCCCAAAGCTTTGTTCAGCTGTCTAAATGAATTCTTTGCGAAATGGCATTGTCCAGCTGACAGATGGAAGCGCAAGTTCCCGAAGATAACCCGCGACATCTTCATAAGGTAAATGAATGTTTGTAAGTTTCCCAATGTTTTTGTAAGTGGACACCTGGTGGAGATGACATGTTTGTTTGCCATTTTTTGCAGGGATGAATCCGGAGTGTGTATGCTCCACGCGATTACTAGGCAGTACGATGGGGACAAAATGATGTGGTCATTGAATAAGGTAATAGAATCTATTATGTTTTTTGTATTCTTGTTGTTAAATGGGATGTTGTTTGTTTTTGTTCCCAAGATAGATGTTTTTTGCATGCCGCTGCCAATGAATAATGTAGAAAAACTTGGCCACTTTCCGTCAAACAACCGTTTTTGAGGTATTCCGTCTGTGGGATGAGCACGAGAATTTCGTGGCTGACAATGTGTTACGGGCTGCTCTGGAAGAAGGCGAGGGATGATGGATATGCATTGCTATGTCTTGTGTGGAATTTGCTTTTTCACCTAGGGAGGACTTGGCTCCCATGGGTATTGGGGCTGACCACATCTAGCCATCTAGGTCTCTTGAATAAAAGCATGCAGTGTTTGAGCTAGGGATGCATGATGTCTTTAAATTGTTAGAATTAAATCCGAGGCATACtattgatcatccgaggaccaagcaatcacacgagcatgacaccgagatttgttaacgaggttcaccgatatggttacatcccggggcctgactatgggtgcttctccccatgacaccgctagaataccgcacccggtcgtccCTGGACGCCGGCACATGCCGCTGGCTTTCCCTGCGtttctgtgctattatgttggcataggttacatcgtgtgtctaccctcattatatatgagaggcctaggatacaagtgtcctattatgaCACAACTCTATattctatgtaaacacaatacaactcagagtccaactgtaacctatcttGTACACTGTATTCGACACAACTTTAACATAAATGTTTGAGCGTATTTTATGTATGGAGGCCAGCGCAATCGACTGGATCTTTTCGATAGTTCTGACCATAGAAATCACCAATTTTCTTTCAAGATTCGGTTGTCTACTGAAAAACTCTGTATGTTTTGTTAGAGGCAGGATTGTTTTTTTTTTCCTTTGTGATGCTTGTGGGGGCGTGATGAGAATGCTTGCAACAGTATTGGTAGTCACACGGAAGCATCTTTTTGATGTACACCGTCGACGAATGTATTTTGTTTATGTGCAAACGAGATGAGCAACGCATGCAAGTATCTATCCTATTTTTTTTCTTGTCGGCGCTATTTCAATGAGAAGGAACGAACGAATTTTCTAAAGAGGTAAATACACCCGCGGTCTTAGAACTTGCACTAGATGGTCACTTTGGTGCACAAACTTGCAAAATACGCATTTGTAGTCACTGAACTTGTAAAACAGTGCAAATACAGTCACTCCCTTCGTACGCAGCCGTATGTGGTGACGCCAGCGTGGCATGGGCCTGATGTCAGCTACCATGGC is drawn from Triticum dicoccoides isolate Atlit2015 ecotype Zavitan chromosome 6B, WEW_v2.0, whole genome shotgun sequence and contains these coding sequences:
- the LOC119326763 gene encoding uncharacterized protein LOC119326763, which encodes MLVVNDEFLKYENKEGTFGKKLAKACENKSYSPVGWWKLYGGETPNLKEMAMRILSLTSSSSGCERNWSAFESIHTKRRNRLTTERCNNLVFIRFNNRMLSRKQKLLEKKKWDVLISTDATEAQGFLFEGGDDYASVVYLDEEDGGVHPGTGISWDLLGEAMGAQEQLQLRRSARVRDLEEEEFESDHDDEEIVDEDEIEYEDD
- the LOC119323420 gene encoding probable CCR4-associated factor 1 homolog 7, with product MAMSDLAAAVISKANGGVDGEEPVEIREVWADNLEAEFALIRDVVDEFPFVAMDTEFPGIVCRPVGAFRSPADYNYATLKANVDMLHLIQLGLTFSGPTGELPALGAGRRRCVWQFNFREFDDERDIFATDSIELLRHSGIDFRRNAERGVDARRFAELLMSSGVVLNDAVYWVTFHAGYDFGYLLKILTCNSLPDTQAGFFKLMKIYFPTVYDIKHLMKFCNSLHGGLNKLAELLDVERVGESHQAGSDSLVTSCAFWKLKDSFFAGSTEKYAGVLYGLNAENGVSAH